A single Anopheles funestus chromosome 2RL, idAnoFuneDA-416_04, whole genome shotgun sequence DNA region contains:
- the LOC125760632 gene encoding catenin alpha isoform X3, with product METLSNFGQVALKWDPKNLEIRTMSVEKTLEPLVLQVTTLVSTKGPSKKKKGKSKRASALVAAVEKATDIFIERGEQIAYENPDITQEMLSAVEEVRKTGSAMSIAAREFSEDPCSSLKRGNMVRAARNLLSAVTRLLILADMVDVHLLLKSLHVVEDDLDKLRNASSQDELMNNMRQFGRNANELIKQAAKRQQELKDPQLRDDLAAARAVLKKHSTMLLTASKVYVRHPELDLAKVNRDHILKQVCEAVNTISDVAQGKSSQPQDVYVGAGELAAALDDFDEGIIMDPRAYNEVRSRPSLEERLESIISAAALMADADCTRDERRERIVGECNAVRQALQDLLSEYMSNMGTKDRTPELERAIGHMYRKTKDLRRQLRKAVVDHVSDSFLETNMPLLDLIEAARGGNEKVVRERADIFTKHAEKLVEVANLVCSMSNNEDGVKMVRYAADQIETLCPQVINAALILAARPNSKVAQENMEAYRQAWENQVRILTEAVDDITTIDDFLAVSENHILEDVNKCVLALQEGDALDLRNTAGAIQGRSARVCNVVEAEMDNYEPCIYTKRVLEAVKVLREQVMSKFAQRVDVAVDALSSNSPKDVDENDFIDASRLVYDGVREIRRAVLMNRDEEDLDPEDIEDEQYTLETRSKSSAHTGDQTIDEYPEISGITTAREAMRKMNEEDKQKIMQQVELFRREKLTFDSEVAKWDDTGNDIIYLAKHMCMIMMEMTDFTRGRGPLKTTMDVINAAKKISEAGTKLDKLTREIADQCPESSTKKDLLAYLQRIALYCHQIQITSKVKADVQNISGELIVSGVMLDSATSLIQAAKNLMNAVVYTVKYSYVASTKYTRQGTVSSPIVVWKMKAPEKKPLVRPEKPEEVRAKVRRASQKKTQNPVHALSEFQSPTDAV from the exons ATGGAAACGCTATCAAATTTTGGCCAAGTGGCCCTGAAATGGGATCCAAAGAATCTTGAAATACGCacgatgtcggtggaaaaaacgCTGGAACCGCTTGTACTGCAAGTGACCACGTTAGTGAGTACGAAAGGGCcgagcaaaaagaagaaag GCAAATCGAAACGCGCAAGTGCGTTAGTTGCCGCCGTCGAAAAAGCCACCGACATTTTCATCGAGCGCGGTGAACAGATTGCCTATGAAAATCCGGACATCACGCAGGAGATGCTGTCGGCGGTAGAGGAAGTTCGCAAAACGGGTTCCGCGATGAGCATTGCGGCCCGTGAATTTTCCGAGGATCCGTGCAGTTCACTAAAGCGCGGAAACATGGTTCGTGCGGCCAGAAATTTGCTTTCTGCTGTAACGCGACTGCTCATCCTTGCCGACATGGTCGACGTGCATCTGCTGCTAAAGTCGCTGCACGTTGTCGAGGACGACCTTGACAAGCTGCGAAACGCCTCGTCCCAGGATGAGCTTATGAACAACATGCGTCAGTTTGGCCGTAACGCGAACGAGCTGATCAAACAGGCAGCCAAACGTCAACAGGAGCTGAAAGATCCGCAGTTACGCGACGATCTGGCTGCAGCTCGTGCGGTGCTCAAGAAACACTCCACTATGCTGTTGACGGCATCGAAAGTGTACGTACGTCATCCGGAGCTCGATCTGGCCAAGGTGAACCGGGATCATATTCTGAAGCAGGTGTGCGAAGCAGTCAACACGATAAGCGATGTGGCGCAGGGCAAATCATCTCAACCGCAGGACGTATACGTCGGTGCCGGCGAGTTGGCGGCAGCTTTGGACGATTTCGACGAGGGCATTATTATGGATCCGCGAGCATACAACGAAGTTCGCTCCAGACCATCACTCGAGGAGCGCCTCGAGAGCATTATCAGTGCAGCAGCCCTAATGGCAGACGCAGATTGCACGCGCGACGAGCGGCGTGAACGAATTGTTGGAGAATGTAACGCTGTGCGACAAGCGCTGCAGGATCTGCTGTCTGAGTACATGTCCAAC ATGGGAACGAAAGATCGCACACCGGAGCTAGAACGCGCGATCGGTCACATGTATCGGAAAACGAAGGATCTACGCAGGCAGTTGCGCAAGGCAGTCGTCGATCATGTTTCGGATTCGTTCCTGGAAACAAATATGCCCCTGTTGGACTTGATCGAAGCAGCACGCGGTGGTAACGAGAAGGTGGTCCGTGAGCGAGCCGACATCTTCACCAAGCACGCAGAAAAGTTGGTCGAAGTGGCAAATCTCGTATGCAGCATGTCGAATAACGAGGATGGTGTTAAGATGGTTCGATACGCGGCAGACCAAATCGAAACACTCTGCCCGCAGGTGATCAATGCGGCGCTCATTCTAGCTGCTCGACCCAACTCCAAGGTAGCGCAAGAGAACATGGAAGCGTATCGTCAGGCGTGGGAAAATCAAGTTCGTATCTTAACCGAAGCCGTCGATGATATTACCACCATCGACGATTTCCTTGCCGTGTCCGAAAACCATATCCTGGAGGATGTGAACAAGTGTGTGCTCGCGCTGCAAGAAGGCGATGCACTTGATCTGCGTAATACAGCTGGCGCAATTCAGGGACGTTCGGCACGCGTTTGCAATGTGGTGGAGGCCGAGATGGACAACTACGAACCGTGCATCTACACTAAGCGCGTTCTGGAAGCGGTAAAGGTATTGCGCGAACAGGTAATGTCCAAATTTGCGCAGCGTGTCGATGTGGCCGTCGATGCGTTATCCTCCAATTCACCGAAGGATGTGGACGAGAACGATTTCATCGATGCATCACGTCTTGTATACGATGGTGTTCGTGAAATTCGTCGAGCCGTGCTGATGAACAGG gatgaagaaGATTTGGATCCAGAAGATATTGAAGATGAACAGTACACGCTTGAAACTAGGAGCAAAT CGAGCGCACATACCGGAGATCAAACTATTGATGAGTATCCTGAAATTAGTGGAATCACAACCGCTAGA GAAGCGATGCGTAAGATGAATGAGGAAGACAAGCAGAAGATTATGCAACAGGTTGAACTGTTCCGTCGCGAAAAGCTGACGTTCGATTCCGAGGTAGCCAAGTGGGACGACACTGGCAACGATATCATCTATCTTGCCAAGCACATGTGTATGATCATGATGGAGATGACGGACTTCACGCG TGGACGTGGCCCATTAAAAACGACGATGGATGTTATTAATGCGGCTAAGAAAATTTCCGAAGCCGGCACCAAGCTGGACAAGCTGACGCGCGAAATCGCGGACCAGTGCCCGGAAAGCTCAACCAAGAAGGATTTGCTGGCTTACCTGCAGCGTATTGCCCTGTACTGTCATCAGATTCAGATCACTTCGAAGGTGAAAGCTGATGTGCAGAACATTAGCGGTGAACTGATCGTGTCAGGGGTAATG CTGGACAGTGCGACGTCACTTATTCAGGCGGCAAAGAATCTTATGAATGCCGTCGTTTATACGGTTAAATATTCGTATGTTGCTTCCACCAAGTACACCCGCCAGGGAACCGTTTCG TCACCAATTGTCGTGTGGAAGATGAAGGCGCCAGAAAAGAAGCCATTGGTTCGGCCCGAAAAACCGGAAGAGGTGCGGGCCAAGGTACGGCGTGcatcacaaaagaaaacacaaaaccctgTACACGCGCTTTCGGAATTCCAAAGTCCTACGGATGCTGTTTAA
- the LOC125760632 gene encoding catenin alpha isoform X1, translating to METLSNFGQVALKWDPKNLEIRTMSVEKTLEPLVLQVTTLVSTKGPSKKKKGKSKRASALVAAVEKATDIFIERGEQIAYENPDITQEMLSAVEEVRKTGSAMSIAAREFSEDPCSSLKRGNMVRAARNLLSAVTRLLILADMVDVHLLLKSLHVVEDDLDKLRNASSQDELMNNMRQFGRNANELIKQAAKRQQELKDPQLRDDLAAARAVLKKHSTMLLTASKVYVRHPELDLAKVNRDHILKQVCEAVNTISDVAQGKSSQPQDVYVGAGELAAALDDFDEGIIMDPRAYNEVRSRPSLEERLESIISAAALMADADCTRDERRERIVGECNAVRQALQDLLSEYMSNMGTKDRTPELERAIGHMYRKTKDLRRQLRKAVVDHVSDSFLETNMPLLDLIEAARGGNEKVVRERADIFTKHAEKLVEVANLVCSMSNNEDGVKMVRYAADQIETLCPQVINAALILAARPNSKVAQENMEAYRQAWENQVRILTEAVDDITTIDDFLAVSENHILEDVNKCVLALQEGDALDLRNTAGAIQGRSARVCNVVEAEMDNYEPCIYTKRVLEAVKVLREQVMSKFAQRVDVAVDALSSNSPKDVDENDFIDASRLVYDGVREIRRAVLMNRSSDELDTDTEFEPVEDMTVETRSRSSAHTGDQTIDEYPEISGITTAREAMRKMNEEDKQKIMQQVELFRREKLTFDSEVAKWDDTGNDIIYLAKHMCMIMMEMTDFTRGRGPLKTTMDVINAAKKISEAGTKLDKLTREIADQCPESSTKKDLLAYLQRIALYCHQIQITSKVKADVQNISGELIVSGVMLDSATSLIQAAKNLMNAVVYTVKYSYVASTKYTRQGTVSSPIVVWKMKAPEKKPLVRPEKPEEVRAKVRRASQKKTQNPVHALSEFQSPTDAV from the exons ATGGAAACGCTATCAAATTTTGGCCAAGTGGCCCTGAAATGGGATCCAAAGAATCTTGAAATACGCacgatgtcggtggaaaaaacgCTGGAACCGCTTGTACTGCAAGTGACCACGTTAGTGAGTACGAAAGGGCcgagcaaaaagaagaaag GCAAATCGAAACGCGCAAGTGCGTTAGTTGCCGCCGTCGAAAAAGCCACCGACATTTTCATCGAGCGCGGTGAACAGATTGCCTATGAAAATCCGGACATCACGCAGGAGATGCTGTCGGCGGTAGAGGAAGTTCGCAAAACGGGTTCCGCGATGAGCATTGCGGCCCGTGAATTTTCCGAGGATCCGTGCAGTTCACTAAAGCGCGGAAACATGGTTCGTGCGGCCAGAAATTTGCTTTCTGCTGTAACGCGACTGCTCATCCTTGCCGACATGGTCGACGTGCATCTGCTGCTAAAGTCGCTGCACGTTGTCGAGGACGACCTTGACAAGCTGCGAAACGCCTCGTCCCAGGATGAGCTTATGAACAACATGCGTCAGTTTGGCCGTAACGCGAACGAGCTGATCAAACAGGCAGCCAAACGTCAACAGGAGCTGAAAGATCCGCAGTTACGCGACGATCTGGCTGCAGCTCGTGCGGTGCTCAAGAAACACTCCACTATGCTGTTGACGGCATCGAAAGTGTACGTACGTCATCCGGAGCTCGATCTGGCCAAGGTGAACCGGGATCATATTCTGAAGCAGGTGTGCGAAGCAGTCAACACGATAAGCGATGTGGCGCAGGGCAAATCATCTCAACCGCAGGACGTATACGTCGGTGCCGGCGAGTTGGCGGCAGCTTTGGACGATTTCGACGAGGGCATTATTATGGATCCGCGAGCATACAACGAAGTTCGCTCCAGACCATCACTCGAGGAGCGCCTCGAGAGCATTATCAGTGCAGCAGCCCTAATGGCAGACGCAGATTGCACGCGCGACGAGCGGCGTGAACGAATTGTTGGAGAATGTAACGCTGTGCGACAAGCGCTGCAGGATCTGCTGTCTGAGTACATGTCCAAC ATGGGAACGAAAGATCGCACACCGGAGCTAGAACGCGCGATCGGTCACATGTATCGGAAAACGAAGGATCTACGCAGGCAGTTGCGCAAGGCAGTCGTCGATCATGTTTCGGATTCGTTCCTGGAAACAAATATGCCCCTGTTGGACTTGATCGAAGCAGCACGCGGTGGTAACGAGAAGGTGGTCCGTGAGCGAGCCGACATCTTCACCAAGCACGCAGAAAAGTTGGTCGAAGTGGCAAATCTCGTATGCAGCATGTCGAATAACGAGGATGGTGTTAAGATGGTTCGATACGCGGCAGACCAAATCGAAACACTCTGCCCGCAGGTGATCAATGCGGCGCTCATTCTAGCTGCTCGACCCAACTCCAAGGTAGCGCAAGAGAACATGGAAGCGTATCGTCAGGCGTGGGAAAATCAAGTTCGTATCTTAACCGAAGCCGTCGATGATATTACCACCATCGACGATTTCCTTGCCGTGTCCGAAAACCATATCCTGGAGGATGTGAACAAGTGTGTGCTCGCGCTGCAAGAAGGCGATGCACTTGATCTGCGTAATACAGCTGGCGCAATTCAGGGACGTTCGGCACGCGTTTGCAATGTGGTGGAGGCCGAGATGGACAACTACGAACCGTGCATCTACACTAAGCGCGTTCTGGAAGCGGTAAAGGTATTGCGCGAACAGGTAATGTCCAAATTTGCGCAGCGTGTCGATGTGGCCGTCGATGCGTTATCCTCCAATTCACCGAAGGATGTGGACGAGAACGATTTCATCGATGCATCACGTCTTGTATACGATGGTGTTCGTGAAATTCGTCGAGCCGTGCTGATGAACAGG AGTTCCGATGAGTTGGACACGGATACGGAATTCGAACCTGTCGAGGATATGACTGTCGAAACACGTAGTAGAT CGAGCGCACATACCGGAGATCAAACTATTGATGAGTATCCTGAAATTAGTGGAATCACAACCGCTAGA GAAGCGATGCGTAAGATGAATGAGGAAGACAAGCAGAAGATTATGCAACAGGTTGAACTGTTCCGTCGCGAAAAGCTGACGTTCGATTCCGAGGTAGCCAAGTGGGACGACACTGGCAACGATATCATCTATCTTGCCAAGCACATGTGTATGATCATGATGGAGATGACGGACTTCACGCG TGGACGTGGCCCATTAAAAACGACGATGGATGTTATTAATGCGGCTAAGAAAATTTCCGAAGCCGGCACCAAGCTGGACAAGCTGACGCGCGAAATCGCGGACCAGTGCCCGGAAAGCTCAACCAAGAAGGATTTGCTGGCTTACCTGCAGCGTATTGCCCTGTACTGTCATCAGATTCAGATCACTTCGAAGGTGAAAGCTGATGTGCAGAACATTAGCGGTGAACTGATCGTGTCAGGGGTAATG CTGGACAGTGCGACGTCACTTATTCAGGCGGCAAAGAATCTTATGAATGCCGTCGTTTATACGGTTAAATATTCGTATGTTGCTTCCACCAAGTACACCCGCCAGGGAACCGTTTCG TCACCAATTGTCGTGTGGAAGATGAAGGCGCCAGAAAAGAAGCCATTGGTTCGGCCCGAAAAACCGGAAGAGGTGCGGGCCAAGGTACGGCGTGcatcacaaaagaaaacacaaaaccctgTACACGCGCTTTCGGAATTCCAAAGTCCTACGGATGCTGTTTAA
- the LOC125760632 gene encoding catenin alpha isoform X4 — protein sequence METLSNFGQVALKWDPKNLEIRTMSVEKTLEPLVLQVTTLVSTKGPSKKKKGKSKRASALVAAVEKATDIFIERGEQIAYENPDITQEMLSAVEEVRKTGSAMSIAAREFSEDPCSSLKRGNMVRAARNLLSAVTRLLILADMVDVHLLLKSLHVVEDDLDKLRNASSQDELMNNMRQFGRNANELIKQAAKRQQELKDPQLRDDLAAARAVLKKHSTMLLTASKVYVRHPELDLAKVNRDHILKQVCEAVNTISDVAQGKSSQPQDVYVGAGELAAALDDFDEGIIMDPRAYNEVRSRPSLEERLESIISAAALMADADCTRDERRERIVGECNAVRQALQDLLSEYMSNMGTKDRTPELERAIGHMYRKTKDLRRQLRKAVVDHVSDSFLETNMPLLDLIEAARGGNEKVVRERADIFTKHAEKLVEVANLVCSMSNNEDGVKMVRYAADQIETLCPQVINAALILAARPNSKVAQENMEAYRQAWENQVRILTEAVDDITTIDDFLAVSENHILEDVNKCVLALQEGDALDLRNTAGAIQGRSARVCNVVEAEMDNYEPCIYTKRVLEAVKVLREQVMSKFAQRVDVAVDALSSNSPKDVDENDFIDASRLVYDGVREIRRAVLMNRDEEDLDPEDIEDEQYTLETRSKSSAHTGDQTIDEYPEISGITTAREAMRKMNEEDKQKIMQQVELFRREKLTFDSEVAKWDDTGNDIIYLAKHMCMIMMEMTDFTRGRGPLKTTMDVINAAKKISEAGTKLDKLTREIADQCPESSTKKDLLAYLQRIALYCHQIQITSKVKADVQNISGELIVSGLDSATSLIQAAKNLMNAVVYTVKYSYVASTKYTRQGTVSSPIVVWKMKAPEKKPLVRPEKPEEVRAKVRRASQKKTQNPVHALSEFQSPTDAV from the exons ATGGAAACGCTATCAAATTTTGGCCAAGTGGCCCTGAAATGGGATCCAAAGAATCTTGAAATACGCacgatgtcggtggaaaaaacgCTGGAACCGCTTGTACTGCAAGTGACCACGTTAGTGAGTACGAAAGGGCcgagcaaaaagaagaaag GCAAATCGAAACGCGCAAGTGCGTTAGTTGCCGCCGTCGAAAAAGCCACCGACATTTTCATCGAGCGCGGTGAACAGATTGCCTATGAAAATCCGGACATCACGCAGGAGATGCTGTCGGCGGTAGAGGAAGTTCGCAAAACGGGTTCCGCGATGAGCATTGCGGCCCGTGAATTTTCCGAGGATCCGTGCAGTTCACTAAAGCGCGGAAACATGGTTCGTGCGGCCAGAAATTTGCTTTCTGCTGTAACGCGACTGCTCATCCTTGCCGACATGGTCGACGTGCATCTGCTGCTAAAGTCGCTGCACGTTGTCGAGGACGACCTTGACAAGCTGCGAAACGCCTCGTCCCAGGATGAGCTTATGAACAACATGCGTCAGTTTGGCCGTAACGCGAACGAGCTGATCAAACAGGCAGCCAAACGTCAACAGGAGCTGAAAGATCCGCAGTTACGCGACGATCTGGCTGCAGCTCGTGCGGTGCTCAAGAAACACTCCACTATGCTGTTGACGGCATCGAAAGTGTACGTACGTCATCCGGAGCTCGATCTGGCCAAGGTGAACCGGGATCATATTCTGAAGCAGGTGTGCGAAGCAGTCAACACGATAAGCGATGTGGCGCAGGGCAAATCATCTCAACCGCAGGACGTATACGTCGGTGCCGGCGAGTTGGCGGCAGCTTTGGACGATTTCGACGAGGGCATTATTATGGATCCGCGAGCATACAACGAAGTTCGCTCCAGACCATCACTCGAGGAGCGCCTCGAGAGCATTATCAGTGCAGCAGCCCTAATGGCAGACGCAGATTGCACGCGCGACGAGCGGCGTGAACGAATTGTTGGAGAATGTAACGCTGTGCGACAAGCGCTGCAGGATCTGCTGTCTGAGTACATGTCCAAC ATGGGAACGAAAGATCGCACACCGGAGCTAGAACGCGCGATCGGTCACATGTATCGGAAAACGAAGGATCTACGCAGGCAGTTGCGCAAGGCAGTCGTCGATCATGTTTCGGATTCGTTCCTGGAAACAAATATGCCCCTGTTGGACTTGATCGAAGCAGCACGCGGTGGTAACGAGAAGGTGGTCCGTGAGCGAGCCGACATCTTCACCAAGCACGCAGAAAAGTTGGTCGAAGTGGCAAATCTCGTATGCAGCATGTCGAATAACGAGGATGGTGTTAAGATGGTTCGATACGCGGCAGACCAAATCGAAACACTCTGCCCGCAGGTGATCAATGCGGCGCTCATTCTAGCTGCTCGACCCAACTCCAAGGTAGCGCAAGAGAACATGGAAGCGTATCGTCAGGCGTGGGAAAATCAAGTTCGTATCTTAACCGAAGCCGTCGATGATATTACCACCATCGACGATTTCCTTGCCGTGTCCGAAAACCATATCCTGGAGGATGTGAACAAGTGTGTGCTCGCGCTGCAAGAAGGCGATGCACTTGATCTGCGTAATACAGCTGGCGCAATTCAGGGACGTTCGGCACGCGTTTGCAATGTGGTGGAGGCCGAGATGGACAACTACGAACCGTGCATCTACACTAAGCGCGTTCTGGAAGCGGTAAAGGTATTGCGCGAACAGGTAATGTCCAAATTTGCGCAGCGTGTCGATGTGGCCGTCGATGCGTTATCCTCCAATTCACCGAAGGATGTGGACGAGAACGATTTCATCGATGCATCACGTCTTGTATACGATGGTGTTCGTGAAATTCGTCGAGCCGTGCTGATGAACAGG gatgaagaaGATTTGGATCCAGAAGATATTGAAGATGAACAGTACACGCTTGAAACTAGGAGCAAAT CGAGCGCACATACCGGAGATCAAACTATTGATGAGTATCCTGAAATTAGTGGAATCACAACCGCTAGA GAAGCGATGCGTAAGATGAATGAGGAAGACAAGCAGAAGATTATGCAACAGGTTGAACTGTTCCGTCGCGAAAAGCTGACGTTCGATTCCGAGGTAGCCAAGTGGGACGACACTGGCAACGATATCATCTATCTTGCCAAGCACATGTGTATGATCATGATGGAGATGACGGACTTCACGCG TGGACGTGGCCCATTAAAAACGACGATGGATGTTATTAATGCGGCTAAGAAAATTTCCGAAGCCGGCACCAAGCTGGACAAGCTGACGCGCGAAATCGCGGACCAGTGCCCGGAAAGCTCAACCAAGAAGGATTTGCTGGCTTACCTGCAGCGTATTGCCCTGTACTGTCATCAGATTCAGATCACTTCGAAGGTGAAAGCTGATGTGCAGAACATTAGCGGTGAACTGATCGTGTCAGGG CTGGACAGTGCGACGTCACTTATTCAGGCGGCAAAGAATCTTATGAATGCCGTCGTTTATACGGTTAAATATTCGTATGTTGCTTCCACCAAGTACACCCGCCAGGGAACCGTTTCG TCACCAATTGTCGTGTGGAAGATGAAGGCGCCAGAAAAGAAGCCATTGGTTCGGCCCGAAAAACCGGAAGAGGTGCGGGCCAAGGTACGGCGTGcatcacaaaagaaaacacaaaaccctgTACACGCGCTTTCGGAATTCCAAAGTCCTACGGATGCTGTTTAA
- the LOC125760632 gene encoding catenin alpha isoform X2, translating to METLSNFGQVALKWDPKNLEIRTMSVEKTLEPLVLQVTTLVSTKGPSKKKKGKSKRASALVAAVEKATDIFIERGEQIAYENPDITQEMLSAVEEVRKTGSAMSIAAREFSEDPCSSLKRGNMVRAARNLLSAVTRLLILADMVDVHLLLKSLHVVEDDLDKLRNASSQDELMNNMRQFGRNANELIKQAAKRQQELKDPQLRDDLAAARAVLKKHSTMLLTASKVYVRHPELDLAKVNRDHILKQVCEAVNTISDVAQGKSSQPQDVYVGAGELAAALDDFDEGIIMDPRAYNEVRSRPSLEERLESIISAAALMADADCTRDERRERIVGECNAVRQALQDLLSEYMSNMGTKDRTPELERAIGHMYRKTKDLRRQLRKAVVDHVSDSFLETNMPLLDLIEAARGGNEKVVRERADIFTKHAEKLVEVANLVCSMSNNEDGVKMVRYAADQIETLCPQVINAALILAARPNSKVAQENMEAYRQAWENQVRILTEAVDDITTIDDFLAVSENHILEDVNKCVLALQEGDALDLRNTAGAIQGRSARVCNVVEAEMDNYEPCIYTKRVLEAVKVLREQVMSKFAQRVDVAVDALSSNSPKDVDENDFIDASRLVYDGVREIRRAVLMNRSSDELDTDTEFEPVEDMTVETRSRSSAHTGDQTIDEYPEISGITTAREAMRKMNEEDKQKIMQQVELFRREKLTFDSEVAKWDDTGNDIIYLAKHMCMIMMEMTDFTRGRGPLKTTMDVINAAKKISEAGTKLDKLTREIADQCPESSTKKDLLAYLQRIALYCHQIQITSKVKADVQNISGELIVSGLDSATSLIQAAKNLMNAVVYTVKYSYVASTKYTRQGTVSSPIVVWKMKAPEKKPLVRPEKPEEVRAKVRRASQKKTQNPVHALSEFQSPTDAV from the exons ATGGAAACGCTATCAAATTTTGGCCAAGTGGCCCTGAAATGGGATCCAAAGAATCTTGAAATACGCacgatgtcggtggaaaaaacgCTGGAACCGCTTGTACTGCAAGTGACCACGTTAGTGAGTACGAAAGGGCcgagcaaaaagaagaaag GCAAATCGAAACGCGCAAGTGCGTTAGTTGCCGCCGTCGAAAAAGCCACCGACATTTTCATCGAGCGCGGTGAACAGATTGCCTATGAAAATCCGGACATCACGCAGGAGATGCTGTCGGCGGTAGAGGAAGTTCGCAAAACGGGTTCCGCGATGAGCATTGCGGCCCGTGAATTTTCCGAGGATCCGTGCAGTTCACTAAAGCGCGGAAACATGGTTCGTGCGGCCAGAAATTTGCTTTCTGCTGTAACGCGACTGCTCATCCTTGCCGACATGGTCGACGTGCATCTGCTGCTAAAGTCGCTGCACGTTGTCGAGGACGACCTTGACAAGCTGCGAAACGCCTCGTCCCAGGATGAGCTTATGAACAACATGCGTCAGTTTGGCCGTAACGCGAACGAGCTGATCAAACAGGCAGCCAAACGTCAACAGGAGCTGAAAGATCCGCAGTTACGCGACGATCTGGCTGCAGCTCGTGCGGTGCTCAAGAAACACTCCACTATGCTGTTGACGGCATCGAAAGTGTACGTACGTCATCCGGAGCTCGATCTGGCCAAGGTGAACCGGGATCATATTCTGAAGCAGGTGTGCGAAGCAGTCAACACGATAAGCGATGTGGCGCAGGGCAAATCATCTCAACCGCAGGACGTATACGTCGGTGCCGGCGAGTTGGCGGCAGCTTTGGACGATTTCGACGAGGGCATTATTATGGATCCGCGAGCATACAACGAAGTTCGCTCCAGACCATCACTCGAGGAGCGCCTCGAGAGCATTATCAGTGCAGCAGCCCTAATGGCAGACGCAGATTGCACGCGCGACGAGCGGCGTGAACGAATTGTTGGAGAATGTAACGCTGTGCGACAAGCGCTGCAGGATCTGCTGTCTGAGTACATGTCCAAC ATGGGAACGAAAGATCGCACACCGGAGCTAGAACGCGCGATCGGTCACATGTATCGGAAAACGAAGGATCTACGCAGGCAGTTGCGCAAGGCAGTCGTCGATCATGTTTCGGATTCGTTCCTGGAAACAAATATGCCCCTGTTGGACTTGATCGAAGCAGCACGCGGTGGTAACGAGAAGGTGGTCCGTGAGCGAGCCGACATCTTCACCAAGCACGCAGAAAAGTTGGTCGAAGTGGCAAATCTCGTATGCAGCATGTCGAATAACGAGGATGGTGTTAAGATGGTTCGATACGCGGCAGACCAAATCGAAACACTCTGCCCGCAGGTGATCAATGCGGCGCTCATTCTAGCTGCTCGACCCAACTCCAAGGTAGCGCAAGAGAACATGGAAGCGTATCGTCAGGCGTGGGAAAATCAAGTTCGTATCTTAACCGAAGCCGTCGATGATATTACCACCATCGACGATTTCCTTGCCGTGTCCGAAAACCATATCCTGGAGGATGTGAACAAGTGTGTGCTCGCGCTGCAAGAAGGCGATGCACTTGATCTGCGTAATACAGCTGGCGCAATTCAGGGACGTTCGGCACGCGTTTGCAATGTGGTGGAGGCCGAGATGGACAACTACGAACCGTGCATCTACACTAAGCGCGTTCTGGAAGCGGTAAAGGTATTGCGCGAACAGGTAATGTCCAAATTTGCGCAGCGTGTCGATGTGGCCGTCGATGCGTTATCCTCCAATTCACCGAAGGATGTGGACGAGAACGATTTCATCGATGCATCACGTCTTGTATACGATGGTGTTCGTGAAATTCGTCGAGCCGTGCTGATGAACAGG AGTTCCGATGAGTTGGACACGGATACGGAATTCGAACCTGTCGAGGATATGACTGTCGAAACACGTAGTAGAT CGAGCGCACATACCGGAGATCAAACTATTGATGAGTATCCTGAAATTAGTGGAATCACAACCGCTAGA GAAGCGATGCGTAAGATGAATGAGGAAGACAAGCAGAAGATTATGCAACAGGTTGAACTGTTCCGTCGCGAAAAGCTGACGTTCGATTCCGAGGTAGCCAAGTGGGACGACACTGGCAACGATATCATCTATCTTGCCAAGCACATGTGTATGATCATGATGGAGATGACGGACTTCACGCG TGGACGTGGCCCATTAAAAACGACGATGGATGTTATTAATGCGGCTAAGAAAATTTCCGAAGCCGGCACCAAGCTGGACAAGCTGACGCGCGAAATCGCGGACCAGTGCCCGGAAAGCTCAACCAAGAAGGATTTGCTGGCTTACCTGCAGCGTATTGCCCTGTACTGTCATCAGATTCAGATCACTTCGAAGGTGAAAGCTGATGTGCAGAACATTAGCGGTGAACTGATCGTGTCAGGG CTGGACAGTGCGACGTCACTTATTCAGGCGGCAAAGAATCTTATGAATGCCGTCGTTTATACGGTTAAATATTCGTATGTTGCTTCCACCAAGTACACCCGCCAGGGAACCGTTTCG TCACCAATTGTCGTGTGGAAGATGAAGGCGCCAGAAAAGAAGCCATTGGTTCGGCCCGAAAAACCGGAAGAGGTGCGGGCCAAGGTACGGCGTGcatcacaaaagaaaacacaaaaccctgTACACGCGCTTTCGGAATTCCAAAGTCCTACGGATGCTGTTTAA